The segment gctgtgccgcctcttcagcgccgcacagtggtaaaatttctaattctaggtggacaaaaatgatatttctgaattaattgaaaatggaTTTGAATGGAATGATGTATTAACATATatactgaaataaataatttcaataataatatctcAGTCTTTCCTTTGTTTCACCCATTATTACCATCCAAACGTCTGAAACTGCAGTGTATGCTGGAGGCCAATTTCTCCATGGTAATAAACACGCAACAACACAAACgtgttattaattgaaatagttatataaagtgaatttttttattacaaggAACAAAATGGAAGgtaagtaaatgtaaaattaatgcacatttccttttttttactcagtgaaaagtaatataaggtTATATCTCGACTCAAGCATGCTCAAGCTGTATAActgttttatattgtttctatATGAATTACTTAACAATGCCCAAGAAAAATTAGCTGGTACATTCTGCACCTTACCGAGAAATTATCAATTCCAGGTGCATACGCAATTTCGCGGAAACACTTGTTCGATGTATGGCTGAACGAATCGAAGAAAGAGGCGAAAATTTCACAACTTGTTTAtcatgttttaaattattttaatattaatgatgttCGAGAGAATATGGAAACCGTTATAATGGAccgtattagaaaattagctTATATTATGTCCCAAAAATGGACGAAGAGCCACCgcgtaaaagaaaaatttataaaaaagaattcgttGTGGTTGGAAGGTTTCACATACTTTCCTGAATTACAAAAAAGTGAGACTGAACAGCAGCCTTCAACATCTAAAGGTCCTGGTCGccctagaaaaatatttcatgaaggaagtgaaaaaaccaaaaaacgccgaatacaatcattattagaaacatatagtaatgacgaaattGTGTATGCTGCACAAGTAAGTTTAACATCGGAAGGAAAGCGTGATGCTGCTTTTCTAGTGAAAACAGCAGCATGTAGATCTCCTGAAGGGCGAAGggtaaaacgaatgaaaaagaattttcaaacttcacaGGCTAAACCAGAAAAACTTAATAAGGAAGAAGCACTAGCTGCATTTTTAGATGAGAAAATGACGAAACGGGCATATGAGGCGGTACaataacgtttaaaaatgcatggTTTTAATGCGTTTCCTTCGTATGCTTTTGTTCTCGAAGCAAAAAAGGAATGCTATCCGgacgaaattaaagttacGGAAATTTCTGCTGAGGTGCCGTTACAATCTATCATTGACCATACCATTAAACGAATTTGTAAGGTACAATAACCAGTATTACACCACGCAAAAGACAAACTGagtgatattgaaattatattcaaatggGGATGTGATGGTACCTCTGGCATGAGTAAGTGTAAACAACGGTTCAAAGAATCcaatgaaaaatcagaagaCAGCTGGATGTTTGTTGTCTCATTAGTACCATTACAAATGTATTATACAGAAGATGGTAATAAACTAATATTATGGCAATACACGACACCATCGAGCACTAGATTTTGCAGGccaataaaattactattacaatctgaaaaatctgaaCTAAAAAaagctgaaacaaaaaaaatagaagatgcaataaaaacattaacTTCCACAAAATTAATGATAGCAGCGAAACCAATCGAAATAAAACCAATTCTCGTTTTTACTATGGTTGAtggtaaaatttgtaacagtttgATGAATATGTCTACCCAAAAATGTTTTACATGCGGATGTGGACCACGTCATATGAATAAATCGATTAACTCAGCTACATCCTCGGTCGTGATCGATCCAACAACTTACAGGTTCGGACTATCCCCTCTGCACACGAGAATTCGATGCTTTGAGtgcttgttaaaaatttcatatcgtTTAGAAATCaaacaataaacaataaaatcaGAGAACGAAGAAAAAGTAGCAAAACGAAAGGACAAAATACAGAAGAGATTTTGGACTGAAATGGGTCTGCTAATTGATATTGTGAAGCCTGGTTATGGTACTTCAAATGACGGGAATACGGCTCgtcgattttttgaaaatccaGTGCAATCAAGTGCCATAACAGGCatagatcaaaatttaataacccgTTTTTGTATATTGTTACAAGCTATTTCATGTGGATATGAAGTAAATGCagataaattcgaaaaatatgcCACAGacacattaaaaaaatttgtacaattatatccTTGGTATCTCCTCCCACCAACCGTCCATAAATTACTTGTGTATGGCTCtgacgttattaaaaatactttgctACCCAATTGGTCAGCTCTCCGAGGAGGCACAGGAGTGTAGgcataaagaaataaaaaaatatagagaaggaaatagtagaaaattttcacggGAGTGCACAATGAGAGATATATTTCAGATGCTATTGGTTTCCTCTGACCCTTTTGCAAATAAtcatagaaaaaaaacaattaagtcAAATTCGAAGCTATCAACTGAAGTCTTTTCGCTATTAACTGATTCTGACAGATTTAACAGTAGTGAACATGATATTGGGGACAGTGATTCTAGTTATAATGAATCACTGATTGATAgcgataaatttataattccgttaaattcttaattatagtatacattaaattatagtatGTTTAACATTCTCGGAGTGCCCtaacccccgaaaggggcgcGGGGAACCAGGACGACCACCGGTCGATCCAGGCTGAGCCCCAACCGAGCGCGTctccgggtggcggataggaggACGACCAGGTGCGTGAAGTGGACCCCGAGTACCGCAGAACGGCTCGCCTCAGGTGACCGGGACACGGGAAAGGAGCGTCTATGGAGTGCTCTGGCCAGCGGGTGCTATAAGGGATCCCTGAAGGCCTAAAAACCCTCGGCGGAGAACTAAAGCCCCGTCGCGGACCAGCTCCCCAAGCTAAGGTGTAAGCTATCGTGCCGAGAGTTGGATGGCACCGGGGTAATGGTGTCTCGAATGATGCCCTTGGGGTACCAGGCGCACCCCCATTGTATTTAGCCTTACCCCTGTAAGCGGGCTCTGCAGGGGCGGACCTTTATTTCCCGACCACTCGTGGGATCTATATGGACATTACTAAACAAACAAAAACAACACCAACACAAAAACAAACAGACAGAGACGTGACAGGAACAGTCACGGACTCTAACGAATACGCGCCCGGAAGCGGTGTGACGGAAGGGTTAAGGGGCCCAATTTTGGGCACCACCCCCGAAGCACCGCTGACGAGCGACACAAGCAGGAGCGCGTCTGAGACGGGCGAAGCTATAGCCTTGCCAGCCCTAGACTCGCTCACGCTCGATGAAGAGCTCTCCTCCAATGTAACCGGGGACGTACAGGGAGAAATCCCTATTCTGGACCCGGAAGCATGGCGGAAGATGAAACGCTGTGGGGCAGCCAGGAAGAGGGCCCGGAGGGAGCGTACAGCTCGCGAAGGGAACTCTGACGGGACTGTCCCCACGGACAAGAAATACGAGGCTGGAAAGGCCCCAGCGACGGCGACCGCGAAGGGAGGCTCGGCAATCGGGCAACCTATCGCGGGAACGTCAAAGGGAGGCCATAAGGGAGCGGACGGAAAGGGGCTCAAAAGGTCCCGGCCGTCCATATCCCCAAACACCCAACCTCTAGCGAAATGGCGACAGAAGGTGTTCCCGTCGCCGGTAACCTACAAGGAGGCGTTGACGACGGAGAGGAGGCTGGCCATAGCGCCGGCCAACTATCCAGCGGCAACACTCTCAGAAGAGCATGTAACCGTATATGTTACATAAGTATCCAAGCCAGTAGGGGTATACCCCTTAAGTGACGATGATTCCCACTCGCCTGGGATGCGTGCGCATCGATCCCCACACGGTATCGATCCCTACCTAGGATCGATCGAAGGAGGTCGATGCGGGATCGATGAGCAGGCACTCTGCGTTCGAACGCACTAGCGTTAACACGCGTAAGACGAGGGTCCGTTGGGCGAGAAACGATACACGAGGACGAGTCAAACCGACTTAGTACAATCGTCAAACTGCCGATCTACTATCTTCGTGTATGCGCCTCAAACCGAGGAGTCGCGTGCACAAACTGAGCCGCGGCACTGCTTCAAGGACCCACATTCGCGAATAACCAAGGTTTCGTCGTGGTAGTcaatttatagaatttaactCCATCTAAGTTCTCGGTTACATTTATTTCTGTTCACATCAACACCAGTGAAATAAATTCCGTGAAGCAGTGCCGCGACTCAGTTTGTGACTCCTGGGTTCGTGGCGCATGGGATTCGTGCTTCGCGTTTTGTAAAGTCAAAATAGTTTCTTTTCATATAGTAATACATCATTAAAGTCACGGTTACTATCCATTAGTGACGGAGTTAACGTCAAGATCACAAAACTGTGCTCTGCCGAACCCTCCTAGTCGTTCTAAGGGATAGTGTCCAGTTAATCCAATTTGTAGCATTTCTCGCCTAACGAAACAAATCATCTAATTGATTCTTTCAACTCCTACTTTACAAATAGTTCAAAATTTGAAGTGTGTGTGAGACGAGCACGGCTCCACACGAATTACTGATACCGGAAATTTCTAAGAGACCACTAACGTGCCTCTGGATGTTTCCTGGACATCACTGCTCGTATGGTGCTTAGTGTGGGTCAGCGATATGGGACTCTATCCCGCCAGGGCCAGACCTCCTATCGTTTTGATAACGACTCTAACGcacaataaaaataacatcTAAAAGGAGCtggaagaattaaaaagatagcgagccaggagtggcgtaccgcgtttttgtaaagttaaaaTCATCGCGTCTAGGAGAAGTAGATcacgagccaggagtggcgtacTACGTTTTGTAAACTAAAAGAATATCGGCGTTATAACAACTTACGTATTACCTGAGTGTATCCTTGATAATCAGAATATATAAGTAGATTTTACCAGCTAATCATCTCCGTTTCTTCTCAGACAACCTCCAAATTCTCCGCCACCCAATAACCAATCCGCGAAGTAGAAAAAGCAAAGAAAACAGTTACAAGCAGGGCTCCAACATCGAGCGGGCGATCGTGGAAGCGCTGTACGGGACCCCCAAAGGGGACACCATGCCGCGTTTTGACGAGTGCCGGTTCGGCGGGGGCCTTCTGCTAGTCACCTGCGCGGATGCAAAATCAATAGAGTGGCTAAAAACCACTGTAGCCGCCATAAAGCCCTGGGAGGGAGCAAACCTCCAGGTCATTGATGGTCAGCGGCTTCCCAAATTGAGGAGGATGCTGACCGTCATCCCCGGCCCTCCGACAAAAAGGGAGGCTATTCTGAGACTCATTGAGGGTCAAAACCCAGGCCTCCGCACCGGGCTCTGGAGGATCTGGAGCAGGAGGGAGGGGCCGAATTCGGTCACCCTAGTACTGGGAATTGACCCGGCCTGACATAGCCTCATAAAAAGATTAGGTTTCGAGGTCCACGTGGGAATGCGAAGGGCCCTCTTTAGGTAGGGACCTGCTGGGCCCGCGGAGGACCCGAAACAACAGAAAGAAGGCCCCGGTCACCGAGGGCGGAGAAGATTATGGAATGGGAGGAGAGGAAGGGGAACCTGCGCAGTCGCAGGAGACGCTCCTAGATGCCCCTCCTACCCCCACCACAGCCGATCCACCCCTCGAGGTGGAAAAAAAGGGCGAGGAAGCCGGACCCTCGCAGCGGCCGAGAGAAACCTGCCCAACCGCCCCGCCGGGCAGATACTTACCCAGGGCGGGGCCAGCGAGGGGAAGGCCAACTCTGGCGGAAGCTACGAAGAGGATCGGTCTGATGGGAATACAAAGGGGCGTTCAACGCACCCTACCTCACACCCTGAGGGCCGGTAAGAAAGATAGGAGAGGGAGAGGCTCCGGGAGGGGCCCCCCTCAAAGGTGAATTTTATGCGCCCCTCTGGATCTCCAAGGAACGCGTAGGAGGGCTCGATATGAGATGCGGCTCACTCTACTACGACGCCCCATCTACAAGACCCAGGGCCTGTATCTTCGTCAAGAAGGAGATAACGGCCCTGAAACTAAACGAATACTGCACAGCGGATCTCTCAGCGGTTAAGGTCAAACTTAACCTCGGAGAGAATACGTCTGAGCTGGTGATCTGCTCGGCGTACCTCCCATATGACTCAGAGGACCCTCCACCCACGAGGGAATTCAGAGCCCTGATAGGCCACTGCGCAAATAACGGTCTGCACCTGGTGATCGGATGCGATGCCAACTCGCACCATACCGTATGGGGCAGCACCAATACCAATGGCAGAGGCACAGCACTGCTAGAGTACCTCGCTACCACGGGTCTGGAGATCCTTAACAAAGGCTCCGCCCCCACTTTCGTCACCTCCCGCAGACAGGAGGTAATCGACCTGACCCTGGGCTCCGCAAAGGTGGCACAGGTTGCCAAACACTGGCAGGTTCGAGATGAAAGCACACTCTCGGACCACCGCCTAATTACTTTCAACTTAAAAGGCGACAGGGAAGGCGGCACTGGAGAAGCGTACAGAAACCCAAAGGCCACCAACTGGGCACTCTATAGAGAGGGCCTGGAAGGGAGGCTTAAGGGGCACTGTCAGCGTCCCAGGACCGTAGGCGAAATTGAGCAAGCGGTGAAGCACTTAAGCTCCGCCGTTACTCAAGCCTACGAAGCCGCCTGCCCCGCCAAAATTGTAAGCAGTAGCAAAAGGGTCCCCTGGTGGAACAAGCCAGGAAGGACACCCGAAGACTACTGAACAAAGCCATGAAGGCAAACACGAAGCCAGCCTGGGACAGCTATAAAACGTCCCAGCAAGCTTACAAAAAGCTAATAAGAACCAGCAAGAGGACAGCCTGGAAGACCTTCTGCATAGAAACCGAAGCTCTACCTGTAGTTGCTAGGTTAAGGAAGGTCTTCTCAACAGGCCGCTCACCGGGGTTGGATCGTCTCAGCGACTCCCAAATGGAAGTCTGACGGGCAACCATAAAGAAACACTAGAACACCTTATCCAGACACATTTCCCAGGCTCAGTAGCGGAGGGTCCGGAGCGTCGTCGTAGCGATACGGCGCGCACCGACCCCGCTCCAGCGGACTGGGGAACTGCGGAGAAGGTGATAAACACAGACAGGGTGAAGTGGGCCATCAGCTCCTTCAAAAGATTCAAGAGCCCAGGCACTGACGGCATCTTCCCGGCACTCCTTCAGGAGGGCGGTGAGGACCTGTACAGACGCCTGGGCCAGATCTTCAAATCCTGCCTAGCGAAGGGCTATGTACCCAAAGCCTGGAGACACTCCAAGGTAGTGTTCATCCCTAAACCAGGGAGGGACAATTACGACATAGCTAAGTCATACAGACCCATCAGCCTCACCTCTTTCATGCCCAAAACGCTGGAGAGGCTGGTTGATAGGTACATTAGAGACGAGGTTTTGGCCAACAAACAGCTACACCCCTCTCAACACGCCTATCAAAACGGCAAATCCACCGAGACGGCACTTCATAAACTGGTAGGTTTTATTGAAGGCGCACTGTCGAACGGTGAATCCGCCCTCTGCATTTTTCTCGACATCGAGGGGGCTTTTGACAACACACCCCACGATGCCATTCTGGAAGCCGCGAGGAGGTATAATATTAAGGACTCCGTCGTAAGATGGATCCACAACATGCTGACGAACAGAACAGCCATAGCAAGCCTGGGAGAGGAGACGGTGAGGGCTGACGTCGCGAGGAGCTGCCCGCAGGGAGGAGTCCTGTCCCCCCTGCTGTGGACCCTCGTGGTTGACGAACTCATACGTATACTCGCCACGGAAGGCTTTGAGGTTCAGGGTTACGCCGACGACCTTTCTATTACGGTCAGAGGCAGACACCCGCTGGATCTAGCGCGAAGATTGCAAAAGGCTATCATACTCGTAGAATCTTGGTGTCGATCACACTCGCTCTCGGTTAATCCGAGCAAAACAGAGCTGGTCCTATTTACAAGGAGAAGacgcttttattttaaggcTCCTCACCTTTTTGGGACGCAACTACAACTCACAGATGAGGTTAAATATCTAGGTGTAATCCTAGACAAGAAACTCACCTGGAAGAACCATGTGAACAGGCAGACCCAGAAAGCAATCAGGACTTACTGGGCCTGCGGCAGAATGTTTGGCCCCACATGGGGACTCAAACCAAGGGTGTTCAGGTGGATATACCAGGCTATCCTTGAACCTATCATAACATACGATTGTGTGGTGGACCTCCTTGAAGAGGGGAACACACAGAAGGGTTATAgaaaaaatacatagaataGCGCTGCTGGGGATAGTAGGTGCACTTCCCACCACGCCCACTATGGCAGTGGGTGCGCTGCTAGATATCAAGCCACCCCATCTAACAGTGATGGCAACGGCTTGGAGAGCGGCCATCCGCCTCCACCAAGCTGAAGAATGGTCCCCGATGGGCGGCGGTCACACCGAAATCCTCAGAGATTCAGGATCAGAGTCAATTCTGACCCACGGTGGAGACCGCTGCAAGACGGAATACCTCTACAGACGAGAATATGATCTAATCATCCCAGATAGAGAGGAATGGCTGAAGAACCCAAACGGCATTCTGACTCCGGGGGGGCTGGTCTGGTTCACAGACGGCTCTAAGACCGGATTCGACACCGGAGCCGGGATTGCGGGGAAGAGCCCTAGGGTCGAAATGACCCACAAGCTGGGCCACCACGTTACGGTCTTCCAAGCAGAAGTGTTTGCTATATGGGCCTGCGCCAAATATAATTTGGAAAGGGCCCACACAGGCAAACACATATACATCTGCAGTGACAGCCTAGCCGTGCTGAAAGCCCTCCACAAAGTGGAAATTAGGTCGAAGCTAGTCAAGGACTGTGCACTGACTTTGAGACAGCTATCTCTGAATAACAGAGTTAAGCTGCTATGGGTATCAGGTCACGCTGGTATCCCAGGAAACGAGAGGGCTAACGAATTGGCACGACTGGGAGCGACAAGCTCCCAACCATGCCATGAGTACCCCATTGGTGTCTCAACCTATGCGTTGAAAGGCCTGGCTAAGGACTGGTTAAACCAGGAATTCACCAGGCTCTGGCATAACGCTAATGGCATGAGACACACGAGGGCCCTACTTGAGGGACCGTCAGAGAAGCTGGGTGACACCTTAATTCACCTAGACAGGGCGCAACTACGCATGCTCGTGGGCCTAGTGACAGGACACTGGTACACGAGGAATCACCTCGCGCGCATGGGTCTCATAGAGGAGACGAAATGCCCGAGGTGCGAGGAGGAGGACGAAACACCTCTCCACGTATTTCTAAGATGCAGAGAGCTGAGGGCTCTGAGAGGATCAATCCTAGGGACCTCGGAACCCGCATCTTTAAGCATTTCGGCTGGCCTGGTGCCGGCGCTTCTAAATTTTGCAACAGAAGCCCAGCTGCCAAGGCACAGTCGGTAAGGAGGATGCCTAGCGGCCCGGGTACAATGGTCCACaaggactgagtgcccggCTAGCCTCAACCacactaataataataataataatgtttaacattatatttaagtaatttaattatttttacgttcattactttttataagtaataaatatataaatttaagaaaaaaaaaatatttttattataatttccacCTCCAATTCATTCAATATAacagaaatatgtattttaacaATGAGATTGTAATTACTAACCCTCGAGAacttataaattattccacAATAATTTTATCCACCTAGAATCGAATCTTTTACCATTgtgcgccgctttggagcagggggtgttcccctcgatttggaaggaagggcggctggtcctccaccgaaaggacggacggcacGCAGATTCTCCCGCTGCGttccggcccattgtgctg is part of the Osmia bicornis bicornis unplaced genomic scaffold, iOsmBic2.1, whole genome shotgun sequence genome and harbors:
- the LOC123989171 gene encoding uncharacterized protein LOC123989171, yielding MRCGSLYYDAPSTRPRACIFVKKEITALKLNEYCTADLSAVKVKLNLGENTSELVICSAYLPYDSEDPPPTREFRALIGHCANNGLHLVIGCDANSHHTVWGSTNTNGRGTALLEYLATTGLEILNKGSAPTFVTSRRQEVIDLTLGSAKVAQVAKHWQVRDESTLSDHRLITFNLKGDREGGTGEAYRNPKATNWALYREGLEGRLKGHCQRPRTVGEIEQAVKHLSSAVTQAYEAACPAKIVSSSKRVPWWNKPGRTPEDY
- the LOC114881941 gene encoding uncharacterized protein LOC114881941; amino-acid sequence: MAVGALLDIKPPHLTVMATAWRAAIRLHQAEEWSPMGGGHTEILRDSGSESILTHGGDRCKTEYLYRREYDLIIPDREEWLKNPNGILTPGGLVWFTDGSKTGFDTGAGIAGKSPRVEMTHKLGHHVTVFQAEVFAIWACAKYNLERAHTGKHIYICSDSLAVLKALHKVEIRSKLVKDCALTLRQLSLNNRVKLLWVSGHAGIPGNERANELARLGATSSQPCHEYPIGVSTYALKGLAKDWLNQEFTRLWHNANGMRHTRALLEGPSEKLGDTLIHLDRAQLRMLVGLVTGHWYTRNHLARMGLIEETKCPRCEEEDETPLHVFLRCRELRALRGSILGTSEPASLSISAGLVPALLNFATEAQLPRHSR